From Pelosinus fermentans DSM 17108, the proteins below share one genomic window:
- a CDS encoding PTS sugar transporter subunit IIA, whose protein sequence is MDVTDVINLNAIDLYLQVDDKKGAIEVLSELLFKDGSIRSKEEFINDVYLREAQGMTGIGDFIAIPHGKSDSVVKTCIAVGRVDKGIAWETIDDKPVKLIILFAVDNKSKNNQHVKLMAKVAGALANKKICEALLEAEEAKDVLSIFKQN, encoded by the coding sequence ATGGATGTTACTGATGTCATAAATCTAAATGCGATAGATTTATATTTGCAAGTGGATGACAAAAAGGGTGCTATTGAAGTGCTGTCAGAACTTTTATTTAAAGATGGATCAATACGCTCTAAGGAGGAATTTATTAACGATGTTTATCTGCGGGAAGCCCAAGGGATGACTGGAATTGGTGATTTTATTGCAATTCCTCATGGTAAATCCGATAGTGTTGTAAAAACCTGCATAGCAGTTGGAAGGGTTGATAAAGGTATTGCCTGGGAAACCATAGATGACAAGCCCGTAAAGCTGATTATTTTATTTGCAGTGGACAATAAAAGCAAGAACAATCAGCATGTAAAATTAATGGCAAAAGTAGCAGGAGCATTAGCCAATAAAAAGATATGTGAAGCATTGCTAGAGGCAGAAGAGGCAAAGGATGTACTCTCTATTTTTAAACAAAATTAA